In the genome of Deltaproteobacteria bacterium CG11_big_fil_rev_8_21_14_0_20_42_23, one region contains:
- a CDS encoding glutaredoxin → MKKRKVEIFTAGCPICEPALQRIKELACEQCEIIVHDLHEGCETDECRTKAYGVTRVPAVAVEGSLLDCCQGVALSEDVLKEAGIGIS, encoded by the coding sequence ATGAAGAAAAGAAAAGTTGAAATTTTTACGGCGGGATGTCCGATATGCGAACCTGCACTACAACGCATAAAAGAACTTGCTTGTGAACAGTGTGAAATAATTGTTCATGATCTTCACGAAGGCTGTGAAACAGATGAATGCCGAACAAAGGCATATGGTGTCACACGAGTACCTGCCGTTGCCGTTGAGGGAAGTCTTTTAGACTGTTGCCAAGGTGTAGCTCTTTCTGAAGACGTGCTCAAGGAAGCTGGAATAGGGATCTCATAA